Proteins from one Amycolatopsis endophytica genomic window:
- a CDS encoding STAS domain-containing protein, giving the protein MTDSGRPMVDVRVAELDGVVTVAVAGEVDLLTAPSLAEALADAAGLAPRAVEVDLSAVDFLSVAGAAALARAAEQLALRVRPVSHASRVTLVAAGLDHLLA; this is encoded by the coding sequence GTGACGGACTCCGGGAGGCCGATGGTCGACGTCCGGGTGGCGGAGCTGGACGGTGTGGTGACGGTGGCGGTAGCCGGGGAGGTGGACCTGCTGACGGCTCCGTCGCTGGCCGAGGCGCTCGCGGACGCCGCCGGGCTGGCGCCGCGGGCGGTCGAGGTGGATCTGTCCGCGGTGGACTTCCTGTCGGTGGCGGGCGCGGCGGCACTGGCGCGTGCCGCGGAACAGCTGGCGCTGCGGGTGCGACCGGTGAGCCACGCGTCGCGGGTGACGCTCGTCGCCGCGGGGCTGGACCACCTGCTCGCCTGA
- a CDS encoding DUF6131 family protein translates to MIVLGVILLIVGLVTGISIIWTIGIVLLVVGAALAILGGTGRKVGGRAHWF, encoded by the coding sequence ATGATCGTTCTCGGTGTCATCCTGCTCATCGTCGGTCTGGTGACCGGCATCTCGATCATCTGGACGATCGGGATCGTGCTCCTGGTCGTCGGTGCGGCACTGGCGATCCTCGGCGGCACCGGCCGCAAGGTCGGTGGCCGCGCGCACTGGTTCTGA